The genomic region ATAACTGGGTCCTGGAGATCTCAGCCGTAGCGGCATCTTCCATTAAATTGTAAAGTGCCACCGCACCATATCCGCGGAGCCAGGCTTCCATATAAAGGATACCAACATTAATGTTCTTTCTAATGCCGGTTTCGGTAACAGTTCCCTGCGGAATTTCAACCAGATCTTTTTCAGTTATCTGAACATCCTCACGCATTACGTTCAGCTGATTTGCCTCAGGCATATGCTTATTGAATTCGGTCATGGCAACTTCCACGAGCGCTGGATGCGCTACCCAGGTACCGTCATGGCCATTTTTCACTTCACGCTCTTTATCTTTTCGAACCTTTTCGATAGCGGCGGCATTCGCGCGATCATTATTTTTGATCGGAATTTGCGCAGCCATTCCTCCAATAGCCAGGATTCCGCGTTTATGACAACGCTGGATCACCAGTTTGGAATAAGCATCCATAAACGGAGAGGTCATGGTAACCTGATCACGGTTAGGCACCACAAAATCTTTATGGTTCCTGAATTTCTTGATATAGGAGAAAATATAATCCCAGCGACCGCAATTTAAACCTACGATATGATCTTTAAGTTCATAAATGATCTCGTCTAACTGAAAACTCGCGGTGATTGTTTCTACGAGGACGGTAGCTTTAAAAGTTCCTTTTGGGACCTCTAGGTATTCCTGAGCAAAATTGAATACCTCATTCCACCAGCGTGCTTCCAGGTAGTGTTCGAGTTTTGGAAGATAAAAATACGGAGCGGTGTCATTTTCCAGCATGGTCTTAGTATTATGGAAAACGTACAACCCAAAATCGAGCAGGCTGGCGGACACCTGCTGGTCATCAACCAGGAGATGTTTTTCATTTAGATGCAGACCCCTGGGGCGAACCAGAAGAACCGCGGTTTCATCGTTTAGCTGATAAGATTTCCCACGTTTGGCATCTGTAAGAGAAATGGTCTTTTTATTGGCATCGATCAGGTTGCGCTGACCTTCCATTACATTTTTCCAGGTAGGAGCGGTGCTGTCTTCAAGATCGGCCATAAAGGTTCTGGCTCCTGAATTCAAAGCGTTGATGATCATCTTTCTGTCAACAGGTCCGGTAATTTCTACCCGCCTGTCCTGAAGGTCTTTCGGGATCTCTCCGGCTTTCCAGTCACCCTCGCGTATGGCTTTTGTTTCAGATGGAAACTCTGGCAAATTACCTTTATCAAAATGTTTCTGCTGTTCCTTTCTTTTTTCCAGAAGCGATAAACGCTGAGCATTAAATTTCTCATGAAGTTCGACGATAAAATCGAGAGCTTCGTTGGTTAAAATCTCAGGGTAGTAATTGGTTACTTCTTTTCCAAAGTTTAGGTCGGAAATTTTTAATGATGTGGTTTCCATAGTTTTAATGTTTTATAGGACAATATTAAAACAAAGAATTTAATAAAACAAGCGAACGTTCGCTAAAAGAGTAAATTCGCATTTTAAGGTATTTCGCAGAATTGTCTATATTTGAAATATGGAGGAAGATTATATCAAACTGATCTTTGGCTTGAAGCTAAAGCAGATAAGGACCGAGAAGAATTTATCCCTGTTTGGATTATCCAAACTTTCGGGCTTATCAAAGTCATATTTGAATGAAATAGAAAATGGAAAAAAATATCCCAAACCGGATAAAATTGCCTTGCTTTCAGATAAATTAGAGGTGCCATATGATCAAATGGTGTCCTTAAAGCTGGATAAAAATCTAGCTCCGATAGGGGAGTTGCTTCAGTCAAAAATCTTAAAGGAAATTCCGCTAGACCTTTTTGGCATCAAGGAAAGTAACCTTATAGATATAGTCTCTAATGCCCCGGCGAAGGTGAATGCCTTTATTAGTACCATAATTGAAATTGCTAAGCATTATAACTTTAGCAGGGAAAGTTTTTTCCTGGCTTCAGTACGATCATTCCAGGAAGCGAACAATAATTACTTTGATGACCTGGAACAGCAGGTGCTCAAGTTTGCTAAAGCTTACCAGGTTGATCTCAGCAAATCACCTACCTCAAAAGAACTAGAGGAGATTTTGATCGAGGAATATGGCTATAAAATCAATGAAAGTGAACTGGCTAAATATGAGGACCTGGAAAGCCTCAGATCTGTTTTTATTCCTAAGACCAATACTTTATTACTGGCTGATGGAATTGATGAAGCCCAGAGGACCTTCATTTATGCCAAGGAGATCGCCTATAATTTTCTGGGAATTTCAGATAGGCTACATTCTTTTCCCTGGATCAAATTTGAAAGGTTCGACCAGGTTTTGAATAATTTTTATGCTTCCTATTTTGCCGGAGCACTGGTTATCCCGAAGGAAGAACTGACCTTAAAACTGGAACAACTTTTTGAAAAGGAAATTTTCGATGCGGAGTTGTTCATGAAAATGCTTAACGGATTCAATGCTTCGCCGGAGACCTTCTATCAACGTTTAACCAACATACTTCCAAAAGCTTTCAATATAAAGAACCTGTTCTTTTTAAGAATTACGCACCGGGCAAATAGCGGTAAATATTATTTGAATAAAGAACTGCATTTAACTCACCATCATTCCCCGAGGGCGAATGAAACCAATGAGCATTACTGCAGGCGCTGGATGTCCCTGAAAGTTCTTGAAGACATAGCCAAATCTGGTAATTCCCATGAATTTGGTATTCAGATCTCCAATTATCCCAGTCATGAGAACCGGTACCTTATCTTTTCATCGGCTACCCAGGATCCTTTCCGGGAGAACCAATATAGAAGCATAAGTATCGGGTTGCTTTTGAATAAACAACTGGAACGAAAGGTGAAATTTCTTGAAGATGAAAATATCATCCGGAAAGATGTTGGGGTGACTTGTGAACGTTGTGCTATTCAAGATTGTGAGGTGCGCCAGGCTCCGGCCATCGTCCTGAAAAAACGAGAAAAGAATAGAAAGATCGAGTCTATTGTGGATGAGTTAACGGACAAGTTTCAGGTTTAGAATTTTTGGCTAAACTGAAAGCCAGTATCAAATCTTTTTATAGAGGATCAATCCAATAAATATCAATACAAATAATATTGAGATCAGGATCACCGTCCTCCAGAAGAGTTTATCTATGATATCCTCAGTCCGGTCAAACGTTGCGTCAATACTTTGGTTAGTCAAAGCATTCAGATCCTTAAAACTAGCTTCCCGTTGAGTGCTTATTTGTTCAGATATTTCTGCCAGAACGATCGCTCTTTCTTTTTTGATCTCCTCCAGGATAATTTCACGTTCCATGCTTAGAGCCTGCAGCACTGCTATTCGCTCACCACTTATGTCCTTAAAGGCTGCCTCCCGTTGGTTATCGATCAAATCTGGGCTCGATTCCAATACCAATACCGTTCTTTCCAATAAGTTCGAGATAGAGTCAAAGCGACTGTTTAATTCAGCATTTGTCAACGCGTTATCGATCAGGAATTCAGATTCCCAGCGCACCTGTTTTGGTAAAACTTCCATATATGAACCGAGTTGAGCGCGCATCTTATCCAGGCCTTGTGACATGTCTTCTGCCAGTCTTTTAAACGTAACTTTCTCGGCATTTTGAATTTTTGTCATCACAGGGATCGTAGATTGCCTCACAAAATACGAGCTGGTAAGGGGATGTTTTTCGGCAAAATCGGTAACGATCCTGGCTCCTTCAGAAATATCATTATCGGGCACCAGGTTACGGCCAATATCCAGCAGATCTTCCCAAAGCGAATTCACAGTACTTATGGCAATATCCTGCTGCTCACCAAATAGGTCCTTTCCAGCGCCTTTTTCAAAATACAGTTTCATTTGGTATGTAAAAACTGCAATATCAATGTATCCCAGGAAGGGATCAGAGTTATAAATAGCGGTATTGGCAACGGGAATGGAATTCATTTTCCAGACCAGGGCTTCCCTATCCACGGCGGGATCTTGAGAAGCTTTTATGATATTGTCGGCCGACTCGATTATGCTCCGCTCAAACCTGTAAAAGAAGTCGTTCATTGTTGAGCTCAACTCCTGTTGTGAGATTTCAATTTCTCCTCCGCCCGGACCAACCGACTTCTTTTTTTTCTGTGCGGTGCAGCCCTGAATACCGAATACCAGGATTAGAAATATCGAGAAAATGAAGCGCATTCTATGAGAGAAATTAGAACTGCTATGTACCATGGTGTCGCCATTTAATGATTGATATCTTTCAGTAAGGCAGAAATGAATATGCGCCTTAGTTTGTTAATTCCAAAGTCATTTCCAATTGGAATTGAATTTCTTCCTCTTCATCTATTTATCCGCCACTTTCCTTCAATATCCTGATTCAGTCTCCCAGTGCGATGCAATAGGATATCGTTCCTTTTTTACAATTCTATTCCGATCATTTTAAAATGAAAGTTCATAGTGTGCTGATTTTCAGCTTATAAAAGATATAAAATAAATAGGAATTAAGTCGAAAAATTAAATAGGAAGGGCTAAGTGGAGGGAGAGTAGTTGATTTTATCTTTCCTTATGTCCATCCTTATGGTCTGAGCGAATTAAAACAGAGAAATCCTGCCGAAATTTATTCGAGCAGGATTTCTCTGTTCTAAATAGCAAGGCATTTGTTAATGATTGTGGAGTCGGAGGGAAGGACCGTTTTTAAAAGTTTATCGTATCCCTCTTCAACAAATTTTAACATTGAAGTCTGATATCTATAATAGTTCAATATGAAATTTTTATATCAATTGAAGGTCCTTCATAATAGAAATCAAATGAGGATTTGTATTCGCGTTAAACTCTTCTCGCAAATCCTTCAGCTTTTTTTCAATAGCACTTTTACTATTTGGTTTGATGTTTTGACTTTTCAGTTCTTGTTCTATCTGATCCTGGGTTAAACCGCTGGCCAGATACTTAACAATATTGATCTCAAAATCATTTAAGGTCAATACATTATTTTGTTTCAGGATTTTTTCAATAACCGGGGAATTATAGTTTTCACCTTTGCTTAAATTCAGAATAGCCTCCTTTAACTCCTTTAATCCTTTTCGATCTTTGCATACATACCCATCGATATTTCCCGAAGCCCATATATCTTTAACTGTTTGCGGATGATCTTCTATAGAATTGACTATTACTTTAAGCCCGGGATCTTCAGACTTCAATGCGGCTATAAGCTCCTTTCCAGATTTTAATTTTTCTTTGCGATGATCCTGTTTAAAGGAAAGATCACAGATGAGTAAATCGAAAGGTTCATTTTCCTGTGATGCTTTTTTTGCAAGGAGCCATGCTTTATCACAATATTGCGCATGGGCAACTTCAGGAATGTCAAGCTCTTTCAAAACAGATGCTACGGCATGGTTGATACTATCCATATCTTCTGCCACTAATACTTTTTTAAACATGCCGTTAAACTATATTGGAATTTGGACTAAAATTTTCAAGCCCTTATCCTGTTCAGTTTCAAAATTAAGTTTTCCTTTTATTGAAAAAATACGGTTTTCCATATTTTGGATCCCATTACCCGATCTCAGGTTTTCATTTGAAACTCCAATCCCGTTATCGGAATATTGAATTTTCAATAAATTCTTTTCTTCAGAAAATATAATGGCCACCAAACTGGCCTGGCTGTGTTTATTCATATTGATCATCATCTCCTGCAGAACTCTATAAAGAATGATCTTTTTCTCGGGACTAATGTCATTCCAGTTAATAGTTTCTTCACCCCTGAGAATAAGTCTCGTATTTTCTGAAATGGAAGAGCTAAGCGTAGATACTAAATGAGGCAAATAATTAACTCCCATGGGAATACTGCTGTTCTCCCTGGAAATATTACGGGTACGTTTATAAATATTTTCCAGTTTATCCATAGTATCATTTGGTGCAATATCCTGTATTCCGCTCATTACATTATAAACGTCATTGGCCAGCTCATCGTGGATCTTTTTAGAGATACGTGTCTCCGTACGATGGGCTTCCAGGATCTTTTCTCTTTTATGCCTCTGCCTTAAATAGTAAAATCCGAATCCGCCGCTAACCAAGATCAGCATTCCACCCAGGGATAAAATGATGGTCTGGTTTTTTAATTTTTCAGATTCTAATTGTTGTTTTACAGACTCTGCCTGAAGTTGATCTATTTCCTTTAATTTCTGTTCTTCGTCATATTTTATTTTAGCAAATACATTTTTAATTTTAGTGCGGGCAAGGTTAATACTATCATTAATCTTGAAATATGCAGAGGCATATTTGCTTCTTCTTTCCCCTTCTTCTAAAATTATCAGTAATTTTAATGCCTCTAATTCAGCTGTGGGATTACCAAACTTTCTAGCAGTAGCCAAGTATTTTTCAGCAAATTTTTTAGATATACCGGGATTGGTTTCTTGGTATATAGAGCTTAGGTGATAGTAACTGTTGATTAGACCTTCAATATCATCAAGATCCTCTCGCATCTTTGCAATTTTCTCCAGGTCTCTAGCTACATTTTTTCCGGAATCCAAAAATTGATTATAATAAAAATTATCAGCTAAAAGATGGTGAATTTTGGATGATTTCTCGGTCCTTTTGATTGCTGGAGATAGAAGCTCATTAGACTTTTTATAATCACCAATTCTTTTATAATTGATGGCAATATTATTAATAATGATAAGGCTATCTCTCCTAGTAGTTATATATTTTAGGGCTTCGCTATTTTCTTTTATCGAAGCATTATAATCCGTCAATTTAGAACTCGTAATGGCAATAATAGAATGAGCAGTAGCCTTAAAAGTAGAATCAGTATGGGGTAAAAACTTTAGAGCTTCTGTAGCATTGCTATGACTACCAGTGAAATCTCCAAGACGGTCCTGGGCATTTGCAAGTTCAACTAGCCTTCTACCAATATTAGAGGAGTCACCAAGTTTTTTAAAAAGGCTTTGTGATTTATACATATTTCTAAGCACCTGCTCATGCTTATCTAAATAAAGAAAGATTCTTCCTTTACGATAATAAGCCTTAGCCAAACTTGCAGTGTCTTTAAGCTTTTGAGCATTATTGATCATTAAATTAGCATAGTACAAAGAACTATCATGAGCTTTTTGTATGTTATGATAATAGATCTGATAATCTATAATCTCAAATAAGAGGGTATCTTTTTCTGATTGGATTTTTTTGGC from Gramella sp. MT6 harbors:
- the aceB gene encoding malate synthase A, whose translation is METTSLKISDLNFGKEVTNYYPEILTNEALDFIVELHEKFNAQRLSLLEKRKEQQKHFDKGNLPEFPSETKAIREGDWKAGEIPKDLQDRRVEITGPVDRKMIINALNSGARTFMADLEDSTAPTWKNVMEGQRNLIDANKKTISLTDAKRGKSYQLNDETAVLLVRPRGLHLNEKHLLVDDQQVSASLLDFGLYVFHNTKTMLENDTAPYFYLPKLEHYLEARWWNEVFNFAQEYLEVPKGTFKATVLVETITASFQLDEIIYELKDHIVGLNCGRWDYIFSYIKKFRNHKDFVVPNRDQVTMTSPFMDAYSKLVIQRCHKRGILAIGGMAAQIPIKNNDRANAAAIEKVRKDKEREVKNGHDGTWVAHPALVEVAMTEFNKHMPEANQLNVMREDVQITEKDLVEIPQGTVTETGIRKNINVGILYMEAWLRGYGAVALYNLMEDAATAEISRTQLWQWLKNEVVLEDGRKFNMELYIDIFDDEVEKILTEYGESNIKKNTRFELAFKLFDKLAISERFEEFLTLPAYKYL
- a CDS encoding helix-turn-helix transcriptional regulator, whose protein sequence is MEEDYIKLIFGLKLKQIRTEKNLSLFGLSKLSGLSKSYLNEIENGKKYPKPDKIALLSDKLEVPYDQMVSLKLDKNLAPIGELLQSKILKEIPLDLFGIKESNLIDIVSNAPAKVNAFISTIIEIAKHYNFSRESFFLASVRSFQEANNNYFDDLEQQVLKFAKAYQVDLSKSPTSKELEEILIEEYGYKINESELAKYEDLESLRSVFIPKTNTLLLADGIDEAQRTFIYAKEIAYNFLGISDRLHSFPWIKFERFDQVLNNFYASYFAGALVIPKEELTLKLEQLFEKEIFDAELFMKMLNGFNASPETFYQRLTNILPKAFNIKNLFFLRITHRANSGKYYLNKELHLTHHHSPRANETNEHYCRRWMSLKVLEDIAKSGNSHEFGIQISNYPSHENRYLIFSSATQDPFRENQYRSISIGLLLNKQLERKVKFLEDENIIRKDVGVTCERCAIQDCEVRQAPAIVLKKREKNRKIESIVDELTDKFQV
- a CDS encoding response regulator gives rise to the protein MFKKVLVAEDMDSINHAVASVLKELDIPEVAHAQYCDKAWLLAKKASQENEPFDLLICDLSFKQDHRKEKLKSGKELIAALKSEDPGLKVIVNSIEDHPQTVKDIWASGNIDGYVCKDRKGLKELKEAILNLSKGENYNSPVIEKILKQNNVLTLNDFEINIVKYLASGLTQDQIEQELKSQNIKPNSKSAIEKKLKDLREEFNANTNPHLISIMKDLQLI
- a CDS encoding ATP-binding protein; amino-acid sequence: MAAKKIQSEKDTLLFEIIDYQIYYHNIQKAHDSSLYYANLMINNAQKLKDTASLAKAYYRKGRIFLYLDKHEQVLRNMYKSQSLFKKLGDSSNIGRRLVELANAQDRLGDFTGSHSNATEALKFLPHTDSTFKATAHSIIAITSSKLTDYNASIKENSEALKYITTRRDSLIIINNIAINYKRIGDYKKSNELLSPAIKRTEKSSKIHHLLADNFYYNQFLDSGKNVARDLEKIAKMREDLDDIEGLINSYYHLSSIYQETNPGISKKFAEKYLATARKFGNPTAELEALKLLIILEEGERRSKYASAYFKINDSINLARTKIKNVFAKIKYDEEQKLKEIDQLQAESVKQQLESEKLKNQTIILSLGGMLILVSGGFGFYYLRQRHKREKILEAHRTETRISKKIHDELANDVYNVMSGIQDIAPNDTMDKLENIYKRTRNISRENSSIPMGVNYLPHLVSTLSSSISENTRLILRGEETINWNDISPEKKIILYRVLQEMMINMNKHSQASLVAIIFSEEKNLLKIQYSDNGIGVSNENLRSGNGIQNMENRIFSIKGKLNFETEQDKGLKILVQIPI